In the Oxyura jamaicensis isolate SHBP4307 breed ruddy duck chromosome 19, BPBGC_Ojam_1.0, whole genome shotgun sequence genome, AAATTGCTTCAGAGCAGTGGCATTAAAAGCATTTGTGCTTACCATGTCTTCTAAACAAAGACCTCAAAGTACGGAACAGGGCTGGTAAGTATTAGCCCCATTTTACTTGCAAAGAGGCAGACGTGGTCGGAGGAGAAGCCCTTTACCTACGCCCCTGTGcaagcctgcagcaggagggaggcagcgcGGTCGTGGCTCCCGGTGCTTTTCACCCAGCCTGCggtgcagggaggtggcaggatGGGGCACGGCTCTGCGGGAGCTGGAAGGACAGGCTGTGCCAGGGGCCACGGAGAGACGCTTCCAAATATATTGCTGAAGCATCAGCTCCATCTCACTGCTTACCTCTTACCTCTGTCCTCTTGTCTGAAAGATGCTAATGCCCCGAGATCTTCCTGTTCCTGCTGCCAAGCttacctttcttctctcttcctctcccttcctgaTCTGTTTTACAGCTGAAGCTGTGGAACAAGTACAGAGTCTCCAACATTCCTTCCCTGATATTTATCGATGCTTCCACCGGGAAGGTGGTTTGCAGGAACGGCCTCCTGGTAATCCGAGATGACCCAGAAGGTAAGACCTGGAGCCCTGTGTGCCCTGAAAACACTGGCACGCAGTTGCCTTACTATTTCGGTTCATTCTGAATCGCCTTGGaggtttcaaaagaaaaaaaaaaaaggaaacaactaTTGTCATACTTGACTAATCAAGGCActgtattattttcagtgtaacATTTTCTGCATCGTTCCTGCCAGAtcttgtgttttggttttgcttgttgaAGAGAACAAAGACTTCCCCTCCAGGATTTTTGTCTGAAGTGCTAATGAGGAAAAAGTTAGACTAAGTGAAACATGAAGTTTAGATTTTCCGTGATGGAGGCACATGGCTAGACAGACCGAGGGCGCAGACTTTCCGTACCTTGGGAgccaaatatttccaaaatacgGGGTGGGTGCTTATCACTGACACCAGAGCTTTGGCAGGGTAATGAATTCCCCATTATTCACAAACGAGACAGAAAAATGCCACCGTTCTCAGTTTCTGTAGGTGTGTTGGGAGTTAATATTGAATTCATCTTCTTCAAATTCGCAAAAATGTGCAGGATGTGTGCCCTCGCTCCCAGATCCTGCAAGCCTGACGTTCAGCTGTTAACCTGGCCATTCGAACACGTTGTTTCACATGACAGCCATCATTTCTCCATGCGGTAGATGTTGAACGTGGTGGCTGGTGGCAGAAACTGTGCAGCAAGTACCAGTTGTGGCCTGAGCCATCTGTGATGTTCCCTCATCTCTGGCTCAATGGATCGATTGCcgtgggagctggcagcagatgATTCGAAGCACATGTTTGCGTGTGTGCACACGTGCTTTCTTTGGGGTGCAGAGGATTAGTGTACGCTCTACAAGTCCCTGTGtccaacttcagaaaaaaacagcccagTGACACGGGTAATTGATACAATTAAAGCCCTAAATGCAGAGGAATTAGGGCTGCGAGGATGTGTCCTGCACCATCTGCGTCCCCGTTTGCGGGGAAAGGCAGCTGGTCGGGAGGCAGGGTGGGTGTGAGGCCCGGAATCGGCAAAGCAGCTTTATCTGGAAGGGGCAAACAGTCTGACTGCATTCCTGAGCACGTACCACCTTGCCCCcgtaattaaaacaaacactgtgGATAAGGAAAAGATGCATTATCGGGCACAAAACCAGAGCAGGCTTCATCAAGCAGAAATTGCTCTGACTCAGGCAAGGATACAGAGGTACCTGTGAAAAGGAGGTGGCCCAGGGTGCGATGCTGAGCTCCGGGCAGGGCCATGGTGGTgcccaggcagctgagcagctctgtATCCCCCTCGGATGGGGATGAATCTCGGCAGGATGCCTCAGATAGCACCCCACATATCTTTTAGAaggtggattattttttttagtggaaCTTTTTGAAACTGTAAATGCTCCGTGTGtatcttgctatttttttggtgattttttttttccacccccaTCCCAACCTCCTCTAGGTCTGGAGTTCCCCTGGGGGCCAAAACCCTTCAGTGAAGTTGTTGCCGGGCCTCTGCTAAGGAATAACGGCCAGACGCTAGACAGCAGCGCCCTGGAGGGCTCTCACGTTGGGGTCTACTTCTCCGCACACTGGGTGAGTGGTAGGTGCTCTGCAGAGCAACTGCAGTGAGCTCAGGGCAGACTTGGAGGTCCTGAGCATCccttctgcagcccccaggcaaGGAGTGCAGtccctgctgagctctgcaggagggTGAAGACCTCGGTCCCGTTGGTGTTTAAGCAGTTAAGATGTCCTTAAGATGTCCTGGTCCTTTTGGGAGAAGCCAGCAGCATTGCAATTGCGGGTCACCCTCAGCTGACCCTTCAGAAGGGGAAgaatttttagattttaaaactgGGAGAGGTTTCCTTGGCAATTTAAGCAGTCAGTGACCTCTTACCATAAGCACCGGCCACTTTCAAGGCTGTTTCCTGGCTCCAGAAGAGAAGAGATCGTGTCTGGCTTTCAGGGATGGCCAGATCGTCTAGACGTGCTGGGGTGTGAGCCTGGCCCCATGAACGAGGTGGGAGACAGCGTCCTCACGTGCGTGTTGTTTTGCAGTGCCCACCCTGCCGAAGCCTCACGAGGGTCCTGGTGGAGTCCTACCGGAAAATCAAGGAGGCGGGCCAGAAGTTTGAGATCCTCTTCGTTAGTGCAGACAGGTAATGAAGCAGTAACGCTtggtgcaggcagagctgacTGCCCCACGGCAACCAGTCTTGGAgggtttgaaatattttatcagaaaaaaatgcagtgcagACCCCTTCTTGAGGGACTGAGGGCTTTTAGTCTGGCTCTCCCCAGGTTTATCCCTCCTAGCAGCCCTCGCCTGGTGGGTTTGATGAAATGGAGCAAGGCCCTTGCTGGCCAGCTTTTTAACAAGGAAAAGGGGAAGTAGtgtggcagggagaggggctgcgCTCAGGATCCCCTGTGCTGTTCCCCTTGCACAGGTCAGAGGACTCCTTCAAGCAGTACTTCAGCGAGATGCCCTGGGTAGCTGTCCCGTATGCTGATGAGGCCAGACGATCACGCCTGAATCGACTCTACGGCATACAAGGTAGGAAAGGCCCCTGCGgctctcctttctgctgcttttgttgaATATTTGTGATGTCTCCCCTTGTTTaactaaaacaagaaaacagcaaagcaaagcacagtgccccaggcagagctgcctcaTGTTTCTGCTCTCCACAAACTCACATTCCTACCACCTGCCAGGCAGGCTGTTAGTTGAAACAGGACTTCCATAAACAACCTAATTCTTCCTGGAAACTTGGAAGCTGTTTTTGGCTTGGATGTTTTTTGCCTAATTACtgagttatttattttgctttttcttgaaggtttaaatttcattttcttgctgttttatgTAATGCAAAGGCAGGCGATCGTTCTCTGCAGAGGCTGAGGAAGATGGCATCTGGTTTCTGTTAGTAACATGAATTACAGAAGAGCGCATGTTTGATGTAAACCATGGCTTTGCCTTTACTGTATGTGTCAGTGCCAGAATCCAGCAGCCTCGGCTGCTcggaggggcaggggagaggctCGCTCTGTCTGGGTGTTTTCAAAGTGTCCCGAATATGATAAAAGCTCCCAGCAGCCCTCCTGGGGACCAGCGCGTTGTTCACACGGGGCACAAGCTGCACAGCAGAGACACACAAGGGAAATAGCTGTCGAGGAAGCCTTCCATGTATACACGGAGTTTCTACCTGTGGTTAAGGGACTGGAAGATAAGGAGCTGCTGGTCTGCTGCAGTGTGTGTGCTTCTCAAATGTTTTAGTGCAACGCTGGTGAGggggggcagaggagcaggagtgTTGCCAAAGGTGCCCCAGGGCCTGGGGACCCTCCTGGTGGTCCCACCCTTCTCTATTTGCCTGTAGTGCTTTTGCAAAGCCTCATCAGCAGAAGGGTCCCAGAGTGACTGAACCCTCACGAGAGTTTAGTTCAGGTTTTTCGTCCGTGTTGACTTAACTGGGGTGGTTTTGCTGATATGAGCGTTTGGCTGAAACCCAGTGGGCAGGGGAAATAATCCTCCTTGGAACCCTCCCCGAACACCCCTTCTGGGGTGAGCCCAGGTGCCATCGCGGTGCTCTGTTCTCTGACCTCAAACCAAGAATAACTGTTAGGTAGCTTTAAATAGCCATCAATTTGCTTCTTAATTACCTTCCCATGAGGCAAAAGCTTTCCAAATCCATCTGTCTCTTTCCCGGCCTGCTCACAAACCTTTCCAGTGCCGGTTTCggctgagctctgcaggactgctgcCAGTTTCACTGGGACTTTCTGTAAATAAGGTGTCCAGACACGGATACTTCGGCACTGAGTGTGCTGTAGCCAGGGAAACAGTGACAACAGCTTTCCCTTTAACTCCAGCCGCTGTCTCCTTAAATGTCTCTCTTTGTTGTGTGCTGacctgaaaatgtaaatatttgctattcccctgtgccctgctccctTCCTCGCCGGCACAGCTCCCATATTACCCCTCCGGTCCTGCACGGCAGGGGTGCTTTCCCAGGGACACTGACCTTGGGGTTTTGGCATGTTTGACTGCAAGCCTTGCTTCATTGTCACGGTTTTCCCATGCAGCAGGAACCTCTCTGCAAGGACAAAGCGCAACGCACAGAGTCActttgaaagacagaaggggACCGGTTCCTACCCTGTGCActgggagaagaggggaggaggCTCTGGGGGGAACCCTTGTGCAGCTTCCTGGGGGCACTGGGTTGTCGCTGATCCCCGCACAGTCATTGACTCCTCATCCTCTGCTGATTTTGGAGCGATTGTGGGAGCGCAGCGGCAGGCAGGTGCCTGCCCGTTTGCAGTCTGGGCTGTCGCAGCAGGCTGCCACGCTGGCCGTGTCCAAAGCTTTCTGCAAGCAGAACTAGATGTCACGGGCTCGTCTCATCACCGCTGGTGGTTATTCCACCTAAATGAAAAGTCAGCTGCGTGTAATCTGATCTGCCTTTCCTCAAGCGGATGGCTCACATGCTGCCAAACATCTTCTAAGCCCTCTGTAACTGCACCTCTGCGTGCCCCCTTTGGAGCTGCAGCTACGTGCCAGCAGCAGCGTGTAACCTGTTAGATGTCCAAGTGACCACCCTGGTGGTTTCACACAGCGCTGGGTTTTCAGGTCGGGGTTACTGATCTCAGCCCTGCTCGTCTTTGTCTGGTGCAAAGAAACAACTTCCTGCagttcctctcttctttttaatgGTCACGCtaactttgtctttttcctgAATCTCCAGTAAAACTTAGAAATGCTACTGTTCACCTCCAGCATCCCTCGGTTTATTTGTTGCTGTGCTTCTGGTTTTGCTCTTCGAGTGCCTGCTTGGCTTTCCCTGTTTCCTGCGAAACTTGGACAACGCCGCGCTGCTCCCCGGAGCTGCCTTTGTTCTCGGTCCTCGCGCCGCGCGTCCGTGCagccctgccttccctgctggcCTCCTGCGCCGGGCAGCCTCTGCGCAGGAGCACGTGCCTTGGGTTGTGCCTGCAGGGTGggttttcctctcatttttctaAGGCTGGCGGAGCTTTTCCGGGAGCCGGGACAACAAAAGAACTTGTCTTCCTGCACAGCGCTAAGCTGCtgagcagggaaagcagcaggacGGTCAGACCTCGTGTTGGTTTAGTCCTCCGTTGGGCCCTACGGCATTCAAAACCTCAGTGTAAGATGTAAGTCGAGTTATTGGCCTTTATTTGGGTTTGCTTGAATGCCTCTATTCATAACCCCTGTGCAGTCAGCGGGCTGGGCCATACCCACCTATATTAAATTGCTGCTGGGTGCAGCGCTATCTTGAGAGAGAGTCGTTTCTGGTGTCGTGGCTGCTTGGAAATAATTCTCCATTGTGTGCGCTGCTCCTTGGCTGCGTGGTGCCTGCCGTAGGGGCAGTCCCCTACCTCTCCCTGGGGGACGAGGAGCAGTAACAAATGCTGTCCTCGGATGGGGATTGCCCCATGGTGTGTGTCCTAGGAGAGATTTGGGGGCTCCTGGAAGTTTCCTGTGGGCTCTGTTGAGGCTCTGTGGGATTCGCAGTTGCTCGGGGGAACTTCAGAAAGCCGTTGTTTCacccctgccctgggctctgTTCCAGACACCCACTGGCTGCTCCGCAGCCTGACTGGGAAGTCACTGCCAGGAGAGGTTTCCTGCACCGGGTTTCTGGAGCTTTCTTCTAAAGAGgtgaaaaaacagcaataaaacctGGTGGTGTATTCTCTGCGCGTTTTGCTCGTGGTGATTTACATTGCCCAGCCAACAGACGTAATGCAGATGAGATTTCCATGTCGGATACGGGtttgaatatataaataaataaatgtgttgcCAGGTTCGGTAACAAATCATTTGGCCCCCgtgttttcataaaatgctaGCCCCGTGAGAACCGAATCCATTTTCTAATGCGTAAAGTCAAGCAGCCCGTCTGTGCTAATTCTCATCTAAAGCTTATACAATATTCATTGCGGAATGTCTGATCTGCGATCCTTCTTGATAAGGAAATTCTGGAGTTATGACTCACGGCAATTACCAGAGCCCCCAAAAGGCCCTAAAATAACAAGCAGCGGCTATAggtgaggagggagggggaagaccAGGGTTAGCAGGTGTGGATGAGGTGTGTAAGGACGGAGCCTGGGAAGACAGGAGGGTGCTCAGCAACGCTCGGAAGCAGGGCGGCTGTGGCAGCAGGGGCAGATGTGTTGCAGCAGCCTCAGCCTTCACCACGCGGGGCCAGAAGGGAAGCCGGAGCTTTGTGGGGAGCTTCTGGTGCCAGGGAAAAGGTGAAACACATGGATCCAGCACGTCACCCATCTCCTAACAGAGGGAAAATCACGAAATCAGCCCTGAGTTTCCCAAACGTGTTAAACCCAAGATGATTTATCttagagttttgttttctgggtgAGTTTTGTATTTGCAGCTGGGTGCTTTGGTGGCTGGCTgctttggtgtgtgtgtgcatgtggaaATCAGGTCAGTAAATGGTTCACATAGCAGATGAAATCACCGGTGGCTGTGGGATAGGTCTAACACAACAACCCGTGTCTAAACCAAGCCCAGAATTTCCCCAAGTCACCAAAGCCCGTCTGCAATCTCCGCTCCGCTGTGCCGGATTTGCCAGGCGGGCTGGCCAGAGGAGGAGGCACAGGAGCAGCCGTGGCCTCGctgagagctgcaggctgcctgcgCCTCTTGGATGTGTGATGCGGGTCTGGGGAGAACCGAAAGGCGAGCGTTTGGGACAGGGGTGGGAATTACAAAAGGATAAAGATCCGAATCATGTGGGATGCTGATCGTCATGTGCTTGTCTTGGCTGCAGAAGCATTTTGTGATACTTTGTGCCTTGCAGGATAGGGCCGGTGCGAGATTTCCCAATTCCTTCCAGTCTGTTTAACCTCTCCCTGCCTTAGAGCTATTTGGAATACCAGCAGGTAATGAATAAGCctttctgtgacagaaaatCGCTTTCTTGGCATACCCTTAGGATTTGCAAGCCCAGCCATCACGCTGTTACTGCGCGGCTCTCGCAGCTAACCCGGCGCATGCAGCCCCGCGCATGGGGAAGAATGTGAGCGGCGCTGTCTGGGCTGGAATGAGGGGAATGCAGCTGCTCGCCCGGACCTGCAGGCAGGCCAGGACAGACAGACGTCCGTGTATTTCCTAGAGAAATGCCTCGAATTCAGAGGGCTCGTGAGTAGCCCACTGTTGTACAAACACAGGAGcgcagtgctgggagctggcagtAGCTGCAGGGGAGAGCGCGCTGGTTTCTCCTGCTCAGAAAACGGCCCGGTGGAGCATTGCTAACAAATGcggtttttaaaattaatctttggGCTGAGAGGTGAGGGTAGGAGGATTTGAGCTGCCTCAGTTTGCTGACTGTGATTCGGAGGCTGTTGCTGGGTGCAGGAGGTGATGCCTGATAGCAACTGGGTCAAAGACGCAGTGACGAGGATCtggcagcagaggctggcagTAACGCTGGCCGCTTGAGCCCTGTCTCTCGGGGCCTGATATCAAATTgtctccctcttccttcctttcgGGATGTTTTTTTGTCTCCTCGATGAGAGAGGAACGGTGTGTTTTCCAGATGAAGTCACCAGCGTGAGCCACTCCTGTTGACTTCCAGTGCCACTCCTGCAGTTCGGGGGTGGCCGGGGCAGCCTCGTGCAGGCCAGTGGCAGCCGGCGGCGCTGTTAGCGCAAACCCGGGCGTTCCACGTAAAGGCCAGGCACATCCTGAAAGCAGCGTCCCACTGACATTCAACACCATTCATTTCCCCAGCTGGGGAAACGAGGCTGGTTGTGTGCCAGCGATCTGCAGCCCGGCACCGGTGCGCGAGGGAGTCTCAGCTTCCCCTGTCTGCCCCTGTGCTGTCCCCTGGCAGGGACGTGGCACTGCTCAGAGGCACTGCCATCGCCCTGTGGGCTGGTGGCACGGCCAGGGAAGGCTCAGCAAATCTCCTGGTGTCAGCACGTGTGCACGTGCCCTGAATCGTGCTGTTCTGGTGCACACCTGCACCTGTTTGTTGGATGCCTGCTTTCCATCCTGGATGCTAGGCTCTTTTTTGGGCTAAGGGCTCAGCTCTGCGTGGTCCCTGTGCTGTCTGGGGGACTGCAATAACGGGGTCTtctgagcagctgctggtgcGAGCACACGGCTGGAACTGCGATGTGCAAACCCATCAGGACGGCATTTCTCATAACCTAGGAGCTCGCTCCGAAGTTACAAAAGGTGAAGTGATCATCTGCAAAATGGATTTGCAGCGCGGGAGGTAGCCAGCGGCTCCGGAGCTGTCGTCAGAGCGGGGCTCTCGGTCCGGTGGGGACTTAGGGAGGGAAAGagcaatacaaataaaatgacacCGGGTCTGGCTTCCCCCACTCCTagctgctggcaggctgcagctcagggTTGTAGAGCTGGGGTGAGGTCTGTGTCTTTGTGTTTAATAGCCCGTGGTGGTTGCTGTTCTCCCGAGAAACGCTTTAACCTGCGTATGTGTTACAGAAGTGCTTCCCTGCCAGCTGCGCCTGGGAGCTGGCGGCTGCCTCGGGCGCTTTTCTTGCTGGCTTTGCCGTGCCGGAGGCACAAGGTTGCCGACCAGGGCACCGGGGCTCTGTCTGCAGCAAAACTCCCTTTCCGTGAGCCCCGTACCATGGGTCCTGCATCCCTGCTGTGTCAGGCTGGGGCCATCCAGCAGAGCCTGGTGGTGCTCCCTGGCTTTGTTCCCGCTCAGCGTGCTGCTTCCTCGCAGGCCAAGGGCCAGCGACGGTGGGGGTGCAGTCGGTAATTGTGGCCTCTGTGTCTGCCTCGCCACGTGCGGTTCGACGTCCCAGCCGTGCAACATCCATGGCCGGGCAGACACATCTGAGAGCTGTGAAAATGACCGGGCAATTATTTCTGCGGGTCGGAAGGGGTGTGGGGGGGTCACAGAGGAGTTCCCAGCTGCTGAAACGTGGGGGTTTCTACTGGGAGCGAACACGCCCTGCTTCCTGGCCGCCGCTGCGCGCAGTCCGCCCTGCGAGAAGGTTTGTGTGCGTTGCTGTGAGCTGTGTCTCGAAGCTGGGGTGGTGGTGCCTGGACGTCCCAGCTCTGCCGTGCGCGCAGGTTTCTGCCCAGTGCTTCTGGGCAGGGTCAGCCACGGTCTGCACGCGGGAACGTCGGCGTCAGGCAGCAGTGACCTCTCCCTGCACTCggacagggaagggaaggcgATGTCAGAGGCTGCCTCCCagcttcctgctctgcctcctcagTCACAGCGCTCTCCTCGGACAGAAACAGGATCCCAGGACCCTGCTTCCCACCCCGCGAGCTGTGATGGCAGCGCTGAACTGGGCTTCTGCCAGACCTGAGGCTGCAGGACGGATCCTTCCCCCAGTGCCCTCTCGTTCCCGTATTACTGCTTTGGCGCTAACCCCGTGTTTTCCTCCTGTCGCAGGCATCCCGACGCTCATCGTGCTGGACTCCCAGGGCGAGGTGATCACGCGGCAGGGGCGGGTGGAGGTGCTGAACGACGTCGAGTGCCGAGAGTTCCCCTGGCACCCCAAGCCCGTGCTGGAGCTGACGGACTCCAACGCTGTGCAGCTGAACGAGGGGCCCTGCCTCGTTCTCTTCGTAGGTACGGAGCCGCGCTGGGGTCAGAGCAGAGCCCCGCTTGGGAAAGGTTTGGGTGACCTGGGGGCTTGGCAGCTCGCTGTGTCCCCTCCAGGGACTCGGGAGGGTGACATTCCTAGAGCCTGGCCTGTAGGAGCTGGCACAGCTCGCAGGGATTTGCTGGAGCCATGCTCATGGCACGGCTTCGTCCACGTCCATacttctgcagctccagcccgcaGTGTGAGGGGTGCGGCGGAGCAGCAAtttgcagcagagaggagctgtcAGAGAAGATGCTTCGGTGGTGGCTGTGGTGGGAACACTAATTAGTGTTGAAGAGCGCTGGAAATACGCTGGTGGTGGTTGTGATGAGAAGGGCCCTTCCTGGAGCTGAGACCTCAGGCTCGGGGGATGTTTCggaggagggagaggatggGCTGGGAAGTGCCTCCAGGAGggactgcagctctgtgctggaaaCCACAGCTCAGGGCTCGAATTCCTGGGCTGAGCGAGGCCATGGCAGTGGG is a window encoding:
- the NXN gene encoding nucleoredoxin; the encoded protein is MAGALSEVLGEVLVAADGEEVAVAALAARGVSLVGLYFGCSLSGPCAQLGASLAAFYGRFRGEAAAAGAQRLEIVFVSAEQEQQQWQEAVRAMPWLALPFADKHRKLKLWNKYRVSNIPSLIFIDASTGKVVCRNGLLVIRDDPEGLEFPWGPKPFSEVVAGPLLRNNGQTLDSSALEGSHVGVYFSAHWCPPCRSLTRVLVESYRKIKEAGQKFEILFVSADRSEDSFKQYFSEMPWVAVPYADEARRSRLNRLYGIQGIPTLIVLDSQGEVITRQGRVEVLNDVECREFPWHPKPVLELTDSNAVQLNEGPCLVLFVDSEDDGESEAAKQLIQPIAEKIIAKYKAKDEEAPLLFFVAGEDDMTDSLRDYTNLPEAAPLLTILDMSARAKYVMDVEEITPEIVEAFVSDFLADKLKPEPI